From the Coffea eugenioides isolate CCC68of chromosome 1, Ceug_1.0, whole genome shotgun sequence genome, the window TGGAGTGAAGAAAGCGGTGGTTGGTTTGGCTCTTGAAGAAGCAAAGATTCACTATGATCCAAGTATTACCAATACTGACCATATAACTGAAGCAATAGAAGATTCTGGGTTTGGAGCCAATCTAATAAGCTCAGGCAGTGATTTGAATAAAGTGCATCTGAAACTAGAAGGAATCAGTTCACAGGATGATCTTAATGTAATTCGGTGCTCATTGGAGTACTTGGAAGGTGTGAATCATGTTGAATTTGACATCAAAGAACATGTGGTCAGTGTCAGCTATGAACCAGATATCATTGGGCCAAGATATCTTATACAGTGCATCCAAGAAGCTGGCAAAGGATTAAGCTCTTATCAGGCAAGTTTGTTTACTCCACCAAGCCCACAAGATATGGAAAGAAGGCATGAAGTCCAAATGTATAGGAATCAGTTTCTATGGAGCTGTTTGTTTTCTGTTCCAATTTTCATTTCATCCATGGTACTCCCAATGCTTCCCCCTTATGGGAATTGGCTAGAATATAAGGTCTTGAATATGCTCTCAATCGGATTACTTCTAAGGTGGATTCTTTGCACACCTTTGCAATTTATTATAGGGCAAAGGTACTAGATTTTGTAGTTTTCTCTCAAATTGTAGAAAATTCATTGAAATCATACTAATTTTTAATGTTCTTCTCAGGTTCTATGCTGGATCCTATCATGCACTCCGTCGAAAATCTGCAAATATGGATGTTCTGGTTGCATTGGGCACAAATGCTGCTTACTTCTATTCAATATACATAATTATAAAAGCATTGACATCAGAATCATTTGAGGGTCAAGATTTTTTTGAGACCAGTGCCATGTTGATATCTTTTATCCTCTTGGGAAAGTACTTGGAAGTCCTTGCTAAAGGAAAGACATCAGATGCTTTGGCAAAGTTGGCAGACCTTGCACCTGATACGGCTTACCTTCTGACAATGGACGGTGATGGGAATGTTCTTTCAGATGTGGAAATTAACACTCAGCTGATACAGAAAAATGACATACTTAAGATTGTTCCTGGAGCAAAAGTTCCTGTTGATGGTGTTGTTGTTGATGGTCAGAGTTTTGTGAATGAGAGTATGATCACCGGAGAAGCAAGGCCAGTTGCTAAAGGACCTGGTGATAAGGTATAGACTACTAGTCCATTgtagattttaattttttcctttcatttaagtACATCATTGAAACCAGGTTAGTTTTCTATTTTTGCAGGTAATTGGTGGGACTGTAAACGAGAATGGCTGTCTTGTCATTAGAGCTACACATGTTGGTTCAGAGTCGGCACTTTCACAGATAGTTCAATTGGTTGAAGCTGCTCAGCTTGCCAGAGCTCCTGTTCAGAAGCTGGCTGACCAGATATCAAGGTTTTTTGTTCCCACGGTGAGTTACTTTTACCACTAATGTGAAGCAGCTTGATTCTGTCAGCCATTCTTGTTATGTATGTAGACTCTCGGCGACACTTCAAAAAGGCACTCCTGGTGTTGGACAACTTATTTTGCATTTATTGTGGAGAAGTGAACATGCTGTTACCAGTTGTGGGGAGCTGCAGTTATGGATgttgcaaaatttttatttcttctGGTGCAAAATAAattcttagttttgtttttggCTTAATACTAAAAGTATGCCCACTTTCCCTGGAATGATAGTTTTAACAATACGTATTGTTTTGTATTCAGTACTTGATGCACTCAAATATAGTGAACCAATGTTTTCCTACTTATCTAAGATAAATTAATCAAACATTAACAACATTCTTCTACTTTCATCTAACATCAATTAATTTGGGGTTCCGCATGTTTATTACTTTCTCTTTAAAAGGATATATTTTCGAGTCTTCCTTAACTTGTATTTGCTGTCAAGTTAAAACATATATTTGATTCTCTTATCCCTCCTCTTCGCTTCCTTTTTCCATTTGTCTTAAATGTTGGACAGCTGGAATTTTCAGATTAAGTTTTGGTTCCTCTGAAGGTTTATTGTTTCTAAAAATGATCTTCCTGCTTTTTTCTACTATTTCTGTTTAATGACTATTTATGCATCTTTAGAGGAATATGGTTTTAGTTGTCAAAATAGGCACTTCATGAATCACCCGTTGCAATGTTACAACGttacaaagaaaaagaagatagtTGACCATGATGGTTTTGGCATCAAAGAAAACAGCATATTGAGTAGCAGCAATCCACTTGGTGTAGTTTTATTTTTTCTGCAACATAAGAAGTAAAGAAGCAATTTCTGTGGAATTTAATCAGCAAAATTAATCTATTGAAATAATCATCTCTCTCCTGCTCTCTTTCTACTTGATTCTTCCTTAACCTATAATCATCTCTCTCCTGCTCTCTTTCTACTTGATTTTTCCTTAACCTGAAATTTCCCTCAGCCATTTGTTGTCTGTGTCACTCATCTATTTACTTGAAAGTCAATAGCAAATACCTAGTTTTTCTGAACGTGGCAACTTATTATGAGATTTAAGTGTTAGAGAAGCTATCTTCATTTATTAGCTGCACAAAAGGTTCAGTGGGAAAGAATCTAGTTACTATGACCATAGTCATCATAGTTGGATGTATCTTCCTTGTTTTGGTATATTCGAGTTTTGTCTCGTGACAAGTTGCTCGTGTTTTTGAATGACAGGTTGTTGTGGCTGCATTTACTACATGGCTTGGATGGTTTATATCTGGAGAAGCTGGTATTTATCCGAAGTGGTGGATACCTAAAGCTATGGATGCATTTGAGCTTGCATTGCAGTTTGGTATTTCAGTTTTAGTAGTTGCATGTCCTTGTGCTTTGGGATTAGCAACTCCTACTGCAGTGATGGTGGCCACGGGGAAAGGAGCTTCGCAAGGTGTGCTCATTAAGGGAGGGGATGCTCTTGAAAAGGCACACAAGGTATGGTCCAGCTAAAGTGTTCCATTAATATGTCTAATGGCCTCATTTGCGTGACCTGCTTTGCTTATTTACTGAATTAAGCCAAGCATCCACAAGAGGGGCTGGCGGCAAGTAGTGATATGGAATAGCATAATGGAAAGAGTTTAGATGCTTTTCTGTTGGTGATCTCTGTGTAGAAGGTAGCTTTCAGAAGTATGAACAGTGCAGACAATAGATATGAAATTTAAGCAGTGCACATGATGTAGAGAACTAAAAAAAGGGCCGGGAAAATGAGAAGAGTTGTGAGATCTGAGGCACTGTATCTAAGAGACAAACATTTCATCCTTGAAATTGTTCAGTTGTTCTTTGTTTCTTGAGTTACCCATATAAGCTGATACATTCAAGCTTTTATTGGACTCAGAATACTCAATGTTCAAGTAAACTTAAGTGCCAAGTTTTGGCAAAATGACTACACACAGATGCTCATAAATATTGTTTACAACTAGCCTTTTCTGTAATAAGCTTAGACAGGCATTACTAGTGCAGGACCCCTTAAGTGAAGCCTATGGACACCTTAAGTGAAGCCTATGGACAGAATACTAAGTTACTCTTTGCATGAAATATACCACAAAGGGCAAGATAGTACTAGAATGACGCAGAATCCTCTCTCTCACAATTATACCATATTTGTTTTCAGAACTCAACTTTactattttttcatttttttggagGTCATTTATTTCATTACCATGAGATTTATACATCCATTGTTTTAGTAGCAGAATGTCTCTGAATTCTATCATGCCTTTGCCATTACTAGTTGCAAGGAAGttgcttttttcctttttacttttTGGAACATCTGTTCATTTCCTGAAGTTCTTTGATGGTCATTGTCTATCTTCTAGTAGGTGAATTATATCATAAGTTTTGCTTATTTGTTAAGTCAAAGAAGGGTTTTAAAATCTTGACTATTTCTTTCATGTCACCttacaaattaattttattaggATGGCTTCATTCTATATAGAAATATTTTGGATGCTTCACATGCTTGGGAATTGTTGCCCTAAAAGTTCTGGACACCATTAATAAGTGACTTGCTTTTTCGGCCAGTTCATATGCCTCTCACAAGGTCTGTAAATCTGGTCATGTATCTATTTCTGTATGATATTTTTAAGCTTCACTCTGGGTTTATATGTATATCTGCAATTATATGGGTTTATTTCTGCCTTACCGAACTATATAATTTTTCTTGTACCATTATGAATGccaatgttttcattttttttccttctttttggtGAATTTATGAGTAAGGTTTTTTTGGTTTTAGTTGTAATAGAGCCGTATTTTATTCTGCAGGTCAAGATAGTTGTTTTTGATAAAACTGGGACATTAACTGTTGGAAAGCCTGCTGTAGTGAGTGCTGTACTCTTTTCCAACATTTCTATGGAAGAGTTCTGTGATATGGCAATTGCTGCGGAGGTGAGATTATATTTTTGTCACCATGAAATTCAGAATAATGCTGAGAGAAGAAGTTTGAGTTGATATGACATAGAAGAATTTTCTTATCTTAGAAACTTGTATAATTTAGTCACATAATTGGTTCAAAATTATCTGCAGTCCAATAGTGAGCACCCTATTGGAAAAGCAGTGGTGGAGCATGCTAAGAAGTTCTGCCTGAACTTTGGGACCCAAAAGGAGTGTCTCACAGAGGTAAAGGACTTTGAGGTTCACACTGGAGCTGGTGTGAGTGGGAAAGTTCGAGAAAAAACTATTTTCGTTGGGAATAAGAGGCTCATGAGGCTTTTTAATGTTGCTCTTGGTGGCGAGGTTGAAGCTTATATTTCAGAAAATGAGAAGCTTGCTCGTAGTTGCGTGATAGTGGCCATTGATGGTACAGTTGCAGGAGCTTTTGCTGTTACTGATCCAGTGAAACCAGAGGCTGCACGTGTTGTATCTTTCCTCCACTCAATGAACATTGTAAGTGTTATGGTCACTGGTGATAATTGGGCGACAGCAACCGCAATAGGGGAGGAGGTTGGAATTCAAAAGGTGTTTGCTGAGACAGATCCCATAGGAAAAGCGGATAAGATTAAAGAATTGCAGGTAGGTTCTCCTTTCCATGAGTAGTGAATTGGGTGGAATAACTGATGTTGGTTATAAATGAGTTATAAATAGTAAAAAGTAAGTTGATAACATTTTCCTGTGACAACTTGAAGAGAGTTCTATTAGCCTAAACAAGGAAAGCAGTTGTACTAGAAATTTAAGTTACTAAATCCGGAATGATGGCTGGCTTGGCTGATGATAGATCTCATATTTTTCTCCTTTAtatattgaattttttataCTATTATTAAAATCTTGCAGTAGGcaagttgatgaaatttcaCAGATATCTTTAAGAAGAAAATTTCCACCAGAACTTTTAGTTTAGTTGCAAATTGCGCGTAGTCTAGTGAGGCCAGTGGTTGTGCAATGGAGACAAGTACTTTGATTGTTGATTCAGGTCAAGATTTCTGTGAAAAACTAAGAGAAAACCTTGATTAGGAGGCTAAAAGGTTGAGATACGCTCAGAAGAGGTGATTTCGTTGAATGTCAGTAATCAAAGTAATTGTTACAAAACTGTAAAGGCTAGGTTTATAGGAGTCTAGTTCTTAGCTAGCTAATTGGAATCCTCACTCTCTGAGAAAACAAGTTGGAACTTTGATAGCAAGAAAAGAATGACTTTCAAGAATTTATTCTtggggggagggttgggttgggttgggtggtaaggTGGGAGGGATTGTAAATAGCAGGTCTTGGGTTCAAGACCTCCCtctcaccaaaaaaaaaaaaaaaagaatttatttGAACATTGTCTAACTTTTCACTACCGGATCAAAACACCCTTGAAAAATACTTAGCCATCATTGATACCTGGATGCAAACAAAAAGTAGGAAGTTTCTATCTTAAAAGAAGACATTTGACTTGGCACCCCTGAAAAATACTTAGCCATCATTGATACCGGGATTCACACAAACAAGTGGGAAGTTTCTATCTTACTTGAAAGACATTTGACTTCCAATATTTTATTAACATATGGATAATTGAACATTGATACAGTTGAAAGGTTTGACTGTGGCAATGGTTGGAGATGGGATTAATGATTCACCAGCACTAGTTGCAGCTGATGTTGGCATGGCAATTGGTGCGGGCACTGATGTAGCCATAGAAGCAGCTGATGTAGTTCTTATTAAGAGTAACCTGGAAGATGTTGTCACTGCAATAGATCTCTCTAGAAAGACAATGTTGCGTATTCGACTCAATTATGTATGGGCTCTTGGGTACAATGTGCTTGCCATGCCTATTGCTGCTGGAATTTTGTTCCCATTCACCGGAATTCGGTTACCACCTTGGCTCGCTGGTGCTTGCATGGCTGCTTCATCTGTTAGTGTAGTTTGTTCGTCACTGCTACTGCAATCTTACGAAAAACCTCTGAAGGTTCAAGCTGTGTGAGTGCGCTAGATTCGTTTGGCCTCACTTTTCACTGGTGGTAGAAATTGGTAATATAAGAATAAAGAAAGTTATCTAATCCATAGTACGTCTGTTGACTAGTAGTAATACATAATATTACGATTCTTCGTCCGCTACACGTGATATGAATGAATGCTTGTTTCTAAAATTTGTCTGTACTCGTGTTACAGAATTTTGTGACAAAACATCTGATCTCGTATAATTAATGAAGGTTCTGATTTCCCTGAAGCTGGGGAAGAAAAGGACTCTCAGAGATTGTTTAGcattttgattaaatgttagtaCTCTTTTCTTACTATGATGGGATGGGTGAATGGTGTGTCAAGGTATTGAGTGAATTGTCAAATGTACTTTTGGAAGACACTTTCGTAGTAGTTTGTGATTAAGGATATATGAGCTAAAGATTGGGTGAAGTATAGTGCGCTCTCATATTTCATTTTGGTCGTGTATTGGATTTATTTAAGCTttgcttccaaaaaaaaaaggatctctttatttatttatttattttgtgttttaGGTGAAGGGGGAATTGGAAATGATGTAATGTGTGATTTAATTGGGTAAAATATTCAGGTCATGAGATTTGGATGGACGTGCACACTTGCATTTCcaaacatttttatttttttcccgcCTTTGAGATTGCTTTTTCTTCTATCTgattcgttttttttttttttttaaatctcagCCAAATTGCTATCTTCAACCATAGAAGGTTGCTGAACGGTGGTTGTCCTTTCCCAGTGACCGGCCAATAAGAGGCACTGGTTCTATCTTGTTGCAAAGCCAAATATACACTTGCTACCCCTTTAGTGTTGATGTAAAACTCAAACCCTTGATAAGGAAGTCCCTTGTCACCAACTCACGTGATTGACCCCACCAAAACCTGCATTTGGTCAGACTTTTAGTATTGCTGCCATATTAAATTGTCTATTTTCATACCGCATATGACCATGACAAATCTACGGAACATGGCTAGGGTCAAACTTTTCCGTTGAATTCAGTCGGGTATTGCTTGATCCTTTTCCAATACGAACCAGAAACGACAAGTTGGATTTAGATTGACTATTTGAAGAAATATGGCAAGAATATCATATAGTTTGAATTTAGATAACCACACTAAAAACATCCACTTTTCAAGAAATTATGGCAGCTGTGTGAGATttcgaaattttacttgtctttataatccttatgtgaactcacttaccttaGATTTTTGattgttttaatggttgaatttgagccaagggagtgaattttgttaataaagtttcataatctcaagttattagaaaatctagaaattttcgcaggaggctctgcgcaattttggaaaattagctataacttcgtataggaaagtcggaattgagttccgtttattgcgtttgaaactagactcagagGACTTCCTATGatgtaaaatttagagtttgattcaatgttTAAAAAAACTAGGAAATTGGCacagttgactgaaaattctgccctgcacaagtaaacataggaatgttgtagtagcttatggctcaatttggaccaacttatgaactaaatctctttgaggtgtcttttaaagattattagtatttgaagtctagtttttaacaagtCAAGTTGtataaatttttgatatttataactcaagttatgatttttctaaaggaagggcatatGATAGGggttttgtgcatactagggttttggtgtgtgtttttgtgtgcattttggtaatgtgattgtgaggacttgtaaaatccctcacattttcttaaaaattcccttttatttggaatccattattttacaatagctttactactcattcacttcctcaatagttacaattaatcatataACCAAGGGttttctttttactttcatcgttaaggtaaactagggtttttacgtcttttggcAGTGTAAATGttcttttgttaagctcttttgtaATCGAAAACCTTAGTTGGATTTTAATCAAGTATCACATTTTGAATTGTAAAGTtttcaatgtatgtatataagtgtttaacccTGTATACTATTTGTTCTTGATTGAGATGGTACGTTTTATGGCTTTGGGTGAACTTGTCTTGGACTCATTAGATGGTCGGGCAAGTATGGAGCTTGAACAAAGTAAGGAAAATTCTGGCGAGAAAGGTTTGAAGagaatccggccgtatatccggccagttcttggccggattgtcaagggaaaaatggaaagtttcgTTTTGgttcactgccttgaatccggcagacaatccggccagatctcGGCTAGATTGTGACGTGGCCCCAGTGCTTTCGTTTCGTTTTCAATTTTCGTTGGAATGTTATATCAAAGGTCTATTGCATCTTTcagtttagttattttagtttccAAAAGGTCATTTTTCAAAGTTCTTTTGAACGTCTCGTAGGGTTTTCGTGCGTTTCggtttagtagtcctggcgagagttgggcaggcggtccgctgaaccctttggtttgccttaggggcagatggggctgtcacaggtggtatcagagctatttcgcgtggtctctgcgcggagtgagcttgggccaagtggtgatatggtcccgattatgtgaataagtgtaaaggactaagtgctcttatTGGacgtaagctatgaatcatgccTATTATAAGCAGAAATCCCTTATCAtggatagatatgtacgtcaggtaggaatttctagtaggggtgatttactcttggaaccggccggctcgagatatgaattatcttattatggattcttgtacttgagtaccaaatagtggagagcactagaataagggtctaTCTCTCGATTGAATTTGAGATAAATTTGGATGGTAAACGTCAAGGCGTGAAAGATTCTAGTATTAGACTTGAGATTGAACTGATCAAGGAGAGTGGAGCAATGAGTGTCGtcatgtgacgaccccacttctcccaagggcgaacccaagggtatcggcgggccgcctgcctggctcgcgccaggactcaaaacttaaagcaataaaagctaGGTGAACCCAAAAGagcactattcacaatatatacaatcccaaaagagtcctatttacatccccaaaagcagCTAGTCAAACCACTATATTACATTATGATAACCACCAGAAGAAAGTgaaccctaaggagggtcctcatacaaaccaccaaaacaaaaacaaacatcttaAACGTCTAACTAAGACAAACAAAcccaactatactagtgaatgtgccaaggagttccccgcgtcgtcccctgctaaggaaaacaaaggaaatggggtaagctatatgcttagtaagtaaacaggggtaaaacggtaaatttcatattcaaCTAAACATATACAATacaaatatttcacatcaatacaggaatgtaacatcacaatggtaggatacgggttggctccaaaaccaaatcgtttgccatgcgtgacctcctgtcgacactccgtcgaccataaataaggtccgtagaactccacttgtactcccacctaacactttatcaccctcactggccagtcacctcacaaacttgctcgagcgaacgaaattgagcttggttcacaagttcgggtcacaaacttggttcacatactcggtgaaccggattcacaaacttggtgacctcaaactaggttggactgacttcgaccaagccctgaccggctcgaatagtccatctaggtcttgagatcgggccccaaactcacgaacttcacaaaatcacccaaaagtcaccccgagctacaagctcaaggggttcaaacccaaaacaattcatgtatacacatctcataaagaaacataggtacaaactagggtttaggtcgagtgtgataaagtacaccctcgcctaagtcccccttttattcacatcaaaacacataagcagtttagacacataaacggcctgaatacttacccaaaacacaaaagtagtacaagagcagAAATCACGTCGTGCGTGTTAGCTAGGaataggccccaccggctccgcctaactcaccacggtctgaaatagaagattgcatcacgttatatcacaaacggctactaacatgcccaaaacaaacaaaacggcaaaatcggcacgtgcaagtgcggaaacggcaagtTGGACACACacgcgcgcgcggaacggcacACGGAACGGCCAAATCCGCCATCTCAAgccgttttgatcaaaaattaggctaggaatatcggatcaaggtgggtgagacaccgtttcgaagctatgaggaagggctacaacttttatttagacatctcaacccagatctcaataggtattggtaaaaaatgcacaaaatagttccagctatttcatttcgggttaccaaacaggccctgtttgaaagaccataactcacggctcagaaatcggaatcaagaaattccagaagcgttagaaagctaagacataaggctataacttttatgtttggaccaaaagctgaatcaatacagagtaTGGAGGAAAACGGGTCCAAACATtcttgtcagaactgtccaatgcgcaggcagttctgacaatcgatcttgttttggtcataactgaagctacgggactcggatttggatgtactttataccgtttcgaagctaagaccaagatctacatttcttatgaagaggtcaacacccagttcgtacgttatcaaaacggaaaaaACACGGTCAGAGGCTGAATCCAGAAACGTCACCAAAATCACAGTTTTGCATGACTATAAGTGTTTTAGTCATAACTCAGGATCTGCTGATCGGATtaggctgaaattttgcagacacaacaaggacttaatgggttacaacttttatgttatGAGTAAACCCTGAATCCAtacgtaacatcaagaaaaatggaaccgAAGTTCAGATGTTGAACTGCCCTGGTTACCCGTTTTGCCGGTTTCCAATGTCGCAACCGCATGGTTCATttctatggttcttatgcaAGGTTTCCAACCAAATTCATACCAACTAAgcacacatatactaacttctaaatgacctacaaatggtccgaaattTTCCCTCTAAGCCACTACAAAATTGCCAAAACTAACCATGATCCTTAAACTAACTTTATTTGCATTACCAAACTTAATCTAACAACttactaaccaaaccctaactaacTAAACATTAGCCAAGCTAAACCAACCTAAGGAAGCCTAgagtttcttaacccaaatcagtttttacCACTCACTCACCAAACCAATGaaaccaatcatcaaacacaaccactacaagtTCAATAACACAAGATTAGAGCTAACTAAAATGTTtaacaagaaaccctaattctttcatctcttgaccgaaattccagcagcaataactcactaaaattaaccattaaactactcaaaagtcatcatacaacccataaaaatacataatcacaacaaaactTCACTTACATGACTTCAAAACTTAATCACCAAACTTTAACTTCAAAGAAAGATGTTTTACCTTCAAGAAAGCTTTGTAAATGAAGAAAGCTACCACAACAAGGCCCCAAGCTGTTTCCCTTAAGCTCCAACTacaagatggaagctagaaattgaagaattttgaaggaaatttcctctcctttcttgctctctctctcggctctctctccctctcttttctttcttattttgttttgttttcttatgaCAATCTTGCAATCCTATGATATATATAAGATGGTCAAAGTGTAAGAAGATATTTTCTCTCtccaccaatcacataaaagtacCTTATTTACTTTTAACTCTTACACTTCAACTTAGCTTTAGTTCCACTCTTGCCCTCAAACATTTTGGactctttcaattaactccataggttataacttaatctagtccacAACATataatcacacttaattacttcactaatcaccttcctatcttaatcacctatacttaatcatacttaatcccacataaaagcaattaaataacaacctttttgtcaagggcaaaattagggatTTAAACTTAGAAACTTTTCTTGTTTAGGATTTTCCTAACTTTTAAACTCACTTAACCTAtctaaaatggatcaaatcttATACGTACCTGTACTAAAacacacacactagcataactagCTTTAATCACCACTCAAACTTATAAgtaatacaaaaactagggtttcaatcctaatcccaacttagggttttcgaattAGTCCCAAAACCTAATGTTActgcacaaataatgaatataacctaatatcaaacttaagaacgGACTAGGGCCTCACACGT encodes:
- the LOC113782392 gene encoding copper-transporting ATPase HMA4-like — protein: MDEDMELIGEEDLKAALLQHPKGVGVPVSHTNRCGDEVKIRTIVFKVIGMTCSSCATSMESALMKLNGIKSVMVSPLQGQAVVKYNPESISAKLIKEAAEETGFQVDEFPEQDIAVCRLRIKGMACTSCSESVERALLMVDGVKKAVVGLALEEAKIHYDPSITNTDHITEAIEDSGFGANLISSGSDLNKVHLKLEGISSQDDLNVIRCSLEYLEGVNHVEFDIKEHVVSVSYEPDIIGPRYLIQCIQEAGKGLSSYQASLFTPPSPQDMERRHEVQMYRNQFLWSCLFSVPIFISSMVLPMLPPYGNWLEYKVLNMLSIGLLLRWILCTPLQFIIGQRFYAGSYHALRRKSANMDVLVALGTNAAYFYSIYIIIKALTSESFEGQDFFETSAMLISFILLGKYLEVLAKGKTSDALAKLADLAPDTAYLLTMDGDGNVLSDVEINTQLIQKNDILKIVPGAKVPVDGVVVDGQSFVNESMITGEARPVAKGPGDKVIGGTVNENGCLVIRATHVGSESALSQIVQLVEAAQLARAPVQKLADQISRFFVPTVVVAAFTTWLGWFISGEAGIYPKWWIPKAMDAFELALQFGISVLVVACPCALGLATPTAVMVATGKGASQGVLIKGGDALEKAHKVKIVVFDKTGTLTVGKPAVVSAVLFSNISMEEFCDMAIAAESNSEHPIGKAVVEHAKKFCLNFGTQKECLTEVKDFEVHTGAGVSGKVREKTIFVGNKRLMRLFNVALGGEVEAYISENEKLARSCVIVAIDGTVAGAFAVTDPVKPEAARVVSFLHSMNIVSVMVTGDNWATATAIGEEVGIQKVFAETDPIGKADKIKELQLKGLTVAMVGDGINDSPALVAADVGMAIGAGTDVAIEAADVVLIKSNLEDVVTAIDLSRKTMLRIRLNYVWALGYNVLAMPIAAGILFPFTGIRLPPWLAGACMAASSVSVVCSSLLLQSYEKPLKVQAV